In Helicobacter ibis, a genomic segment contains:
- a CDS encoding HobA family DNA replication regulator has translation MQDISQWTTHILRTDESRPTWLEERKFEWIPLVTNTLQRVFSGDNLVLITDRDREWFGDYVVNMINKSINRPYIPIINIHSLFPQVDKNCKNELGIELVADFLGNVFNNKYLFWYIGRNDDRAKLALSNDFGFLWLFDTDLQNSFTLQSTDTLVDIKLMQMFRIFNLTIEAALFGQISLD, from the coding sequence ATGCAAGATATATCTCAATGGACTACACATATATTAAGGACAGATGAATCTCGTCCTACTTGGCTTGAGGAGAGGAAGTTTGAGTGGATACCGCTTGTAACAAATACGCTTCAAAGAGTATTTAGCGGGGATAATTTGGTGTTAATAACTGATAGAGATAGAGAATGGTTTGGTGATTATGTTGTAAATATGATTAATAAAAGCATAAATCGTCCTTATATCCCTATTATAAATATCCATTCTCTATTTCCTCAAGTTGATAAAAATTGCAAAAATGAATTAGGCATAGAGCTTGTTGCAGATTTTTTGGGTAATGTTTTTAATAATAAATATTTGTTTTGGTATATTGGCAGAAATGACGATAGGGCTAAATTAGCATTAAGCAATGATTTTGGGTTTTTATGGTTGTTTGATACTGATTTACAAAATAGCTTCACTTTGCAATCTACTGATACGCTAGTTGATATAAAACTTATGCAAATGTTTAGAATCTTTAACCTAACTATCGAAGCTGCACTATTTGGACAAATATCACTTGACTAA
- a CDS encoding DNA polymerase III subunit delta', translated as MDKYHLTNMKNHILLTNYPEQEAERYIHSNPNAFLFFSDELKVEDSRDIIDEAYIANENGKTILIAANSFNIYAQNALLKVLEEPPSGVVFIIFAKAKSLLLPTIRSRMPIINRVLKQKLPHFMINIKTLNLEQVYEFLKQLDKNSLSANDIKIQIQSLYIDCMENGIYFNEAESEIFHNALLWASHYERASYIFSVLLLMILRKKKHKKLKIG; from the coding sequence TTGGACAAATATCACTTGACTAATATGAAAAATCATATACTTCTAACCAACTATCCAGAACAAGAAGCAGAAAGGTATATACATAGTAATCCTAATGCTTTTTTGTTCTTTAGCGATGAGCTAAAGGTCGAAGATTCAAGGGATATTATAGATGAGGCATATATAGCAAATGAAAATGGTAAGACAATTTTAATAGCTGCAAATTCTTTTAATATATATGCACAAAATGCACTCTTAAAGGTATTAGAAGAGCCACCAAGTGGTGTTGTGTTTATAATTTTTGCTAAGGCTAAGTCTTTATTGCTCCCTACTATTCGCTCTAGAATGCCAATTATTAATCGTGTGTTAAAGCAAAAATTACCGCATTTTATGATTAATATAAAAACACTAAACTTAGAGCAAGTTTATGAATTTTTAAAGCAATTAGATAAAAATAGCCTCTCTGCAAATGATATAAAGATTCAAATACAAAGTTTGTATATTGATTGCATGGAAAATGGTATTTATTTTAATGAAGCTGAAAGTGAGATATTTCACAATGCTTTATTGTGGGCTTCACATTATGAGAGGGCTAGTTATATTTTTTCTGTTTTATTGCTTATGATTTTGCGTAAAAAAAAGCATAAAAAATTAAAAATAGGATAG
- the folP gene encoding dihydropteroate synthase, with protein MFVKNIKNALEVLKQIGCDDGGFRILRDKIQTYSFLIEDLKTPAAHILKQEALACGGDFALPKDAILYKRDSYNGVLLITKSQSKALIKKLKMQDFGLKNLALILETHFKNISFEVQIMGVANITTDSFYPLSRKAGDSGDDYINAINSIIAMIEDGASIIDIGAASSRPGSSLIKPKDELEKLEPLLKIIRSENLYTRASFSIDTYNAEVAKKCLDSGFKIVNDITGFRDIKMIEAVKGYDCRCVIMHMQGNPQDMQDNPTYENLFLEIDSFFKNQIDSLESAGIKDIILDVGIGFGKSLEHNCELIRNLRHFSHFGYPLLVGASRKSMIDKIYKSDVFSRLPGTLAIHLESINNGASIIRCHDVREHLQAIKVLEALK; from the coding sequence GTGTTTGTAAAAAATATTAAAAATGCTTTAGAGGTTTTAAAACAAATAGGTTGTGATGATGGCGGGTTTAGAATCTTAAGAGATAAGATTCAAACTTATAGCTTTTTAATAGAGGATCTAAAAACTCCAGCTGCACATATCTTAAAGCAAGAAGCATTAGCTTGCGGTGGAGATTTTGCATTACCAAAAGATGCGATACTTTATAAAAGAGATTCTTATAATGGTGTGTTATTAATTACAAAATCACAGAGCAAGGCATTGATAAAAAAGTTAAAAATGCAGGACTTTGGACTTAAAAATTTAGCATTAATTTTAGAAACTCATTTCAAGAATATATCTTTTGAAGTGCAAATTATGGGTGTTGCTAACATTACTACTGATAGCTTCTATCCTCTCTCAAGGAAGGCTGGAGATAGTGGAGATGATTATATAAATGCTATAAATAGTATTATAGCTATGATAGAGGATGGAGCTAGTATTATTGATATAGGTGCAGCATCATCGCGTCCGGGAAGTAGCCTTATTAAACCAAAAGATGAGCTAGAAAAACTAGAACCACTGCTTAAAATCATTAGAAGTGAGAATCTGTATACAAGGGCTAGTTTTAGCATTGATACATATAATGCAGAAGTTGCTAAAAAGTGCTTAGATAGCGGATTTAAGATTGTTAATGACATAACTGGTTTTAGAGATATAAAAATGATAGAGGCAGTAAAAGGATATGATTGTAGATGTGTAATTATGCATATGCAAGGAAATCCGCAAGATATGCAAGATAATCCAACTTATGAGAATCTTTTCTTAGAAATTGATAGTTTTTTTAAAAATCAAATTGATAGCTTAGAATCTGCTGGAATCAAAGATATAATTTTAGATGTAGGGATTGGCTTTGGCAAGAGCTTAGAGCATAATTGTGAGCTAATAAGGAATTTGAGACATTTTAGTCATTTTGGATACCCATTATTAGTTGGTGCAAGTAGGAAGTCTATGATTGATAAGATATATAAAAGTGATGTTTTTAGTAGGCTTCCCGGAACTTTGGCTATACATTTAGAATCAATAAACAATGGTGCAAGCATTATAAGATGCCATGATGTTAGAGAGCATCTTCAAGCAATTAAGGTGTTAGAAGCTTTAAAGTAG